From Nicotiana tabacum cultivar K326 chromosome 15, ASM71507v2, whole genome shotgun sequence, the proteins below share one genomic window:
- the LOC107820656 gene encoding uncharacterized protein LOC107820656: protein MEHRYTIHEITPFTRDWTCKIQVVDKIRPKISRDHRVNFQTTIVQDENEEQICIITYGPEVVHYDNLFKHFHTYLISAAKVREPSRFAIPMHNFEWVLDTFSIVEEVIENNEEESMLPLPSRLNMVSFADIEKQIPGDEFGKGLFCLLYGENWLTKMKLNYCSSYIDILSLLQNE from the exons ATGGAGCATCGATATACCATCCATGAAATCACGCCATTTACTAGAGATTGGACTTGTAAAATACAAGTTGTTGACAAAATCCGCCCAAAAATTAGTAGAGATCACCGAGTGAACTTTCAAACAACTATCGTCCAGGACGAAAAC GAAGAGCAAATCTGCATCATAACATATGGTCCTGAAGTCGTACATTATGATAACCTTTTCAAACATTTCCACACATACCTCATCTCGGCAGCTAAAGTTAGGGAACCGTCACGTTTTGCAATACCCATGCACAACTTCGAATGGGTCCTCGATACCTTTAGTATTGTCGAAGAAGTTATAGAGAACAATGAAGAAGAATCAATGTTACCGTTGCCTTCAAGATTAAACATGGTGTCCTTTGCCGATATCGAGAAACAGATTCCAGGAGATGAATTCG GAAAAGGCCTTTTCTGTTTACTATATGGAGAGAATTGGCTGACAAAGATGAAACTGAACTACTGCAGCAGCTACATAGATATCCTGTCATTGTTGCAAAATGAATAG